GAATGCGTTCCAAATTCTTTAAAGAGCCTTGCCGTTATGCCTCTTGGAGAAATGTAATGGCAAATTTGGTGTACGTTTTTATAGCAGCAaagtggtgttttgtttttgtcctgATGTCTAGCCCAGTCAGAGAGGCCTGTCCATCCCAAaacagaagtggcgtaggagggtaagagctcgtgtatctaatctggaggaaccgggtttgattccccgctctgccgcctgagctgtggaggcttctttggggaattcagattagcctgtgcactcccacacacgccagctgggtgaccttgggctagtcacagcttctcggagctctcgcagccccacctacctcacagggtgtttgttgtgaggggggaagggcaaggagattgtcagccctttgagtctcctgcaggagagaaaggggggatataaatccaaactcctcctcctcctcctcctcctcctcctcctcttcttcttcttcttctcctcctcctcctcctcctccttctcctcctcctcctcctcctcctcctcctcctcctcctcctcctcctcctcccttccctccctcctccctcctcctccttcctcctcctcctcctcctcctcctccttcttcttcttcttcttcttcttcttcttcttcttcttcttcttcttcttcttcttcttcttcttcttcttcttcttcttcttcttcttcttcttcttctacaacaacaacaacaacaaacaagcagaaaacaaaacagcgCGCTTTTACGGAACGGAGAAGATGCATGATTTTTCTCTGTCTTTAGTCTCTTGGGTACagcttgattattattattttttttaagtacaccAGCTTCAGTATATCCCTGGGCCTTTCGCGAGGCACCCTCACATGCATCCTAAATTGAATTAGATGAAGGAGGATGGGGAATGAAGTGCTCTGAGGCAAACAGGATAGGAGAATAGGTTTTCACTTGTGTGCCTGGCGGGGCATGGCTTCTAATTGAGGCCAAACTGCTGGAAATCCCTTTTGTACTTCCGTCACTGACATGATAATTAAACCCCcgagacaaaaaagaaaaaaaaaacccgatTCAGACTGGTAATGCCCTTTACATTTACTGCATGTGTCAGGTAAGGAATACCTAGCACGCCTGCAGAGTCTCTTGGAAGCGGTGGCTTGTTTTGAATGAGAAGCCGACTAACAGAGATATTTAATAACTGCCTGTCATTGTAATGAATGGTGTTTGTGTGTATCCAGGTGCGCATAGGGAGGCTGAACTTATGTGCTGCAGGGACTGGAGTCTatgagatccaggttcgaattcccactttgggtgaccttggatcagctGTCCTTATTCTCCGCCTAATGtccctcacagagttgctgtcaggataaaatggaggacaggaggaggatataagccagtggtggcgaacctatggcctgggtgccagaggtggcactcagagccctctctgtgggcacgtgcaaacagagttgccccccccccccccgcatctaggctggcctgggccactgggctcgattattagcattaaacctaagacctagttttgaggaagcagtgtaggcaaccctgttaagcgctgttaaaccccactgattttcatgtgaagagctaaagcgtgatcctttacctgggagtaagctcggttgctggcaatggggcttgcttctgagtaaactctcctagggtcgtgattcaccgttggaagagttgcacagttgcttcaaagcagagccaccgactaccacgaagcttactcccgagtaacacatgcctcggagccaactgttttttttctaaacgaaaacctcagtattcaggttaaattgccatgttggcactttgcgataaataagtgggttttgagttgcgatttgggcactcggtctcgaaaaggttcgccatcactgatataagcCGTTTTTCCCATTGGGGGAAAATGCAGGATATAAAGGaagaatatatatgtatatatattaacAATGTATACTGCCTTTCCACTCAAATAGGGTCCCTAAGCCAGTGAGCATGAAAacgttaaaatatttgaatattaAGACAGAATTTAAAGTAATATTTAGAAGAATTCAATAAAGCATACAAACACATAACACCAAACTCAGGTAGGAGGACCACTAATAGTTATTATGTGTCTTTCCATCCTAGGTCAAGGAAGTACCTGGGCCCCTTACACTTGGGAAGAGGTAAGGGCCACACCATCAGTAGGAAGCAGGAGAAAATAATTAAGGTGTTGAATAAATTCTTTATTGTTATTTCCTGATCCTAGTGCATTTTGCCTGTGACTTTGTCACGGGATCTATTGTAGTCGGGGAAAATGCCCTCATGGAAAAAAACAGCACgtaaaacgcacacacacacacatgtatatataacCAAATACagttcatctatatatataaaaagctaaccatccatttgttggtgactccctaacgccgaaacggctggacggatcgcccccaaattttcacatgacatccctccctgttgcgggcaggtaatcagaccttcaaatcgccaaaagttcatacctgagccaggtaaaacgtctttttcctggcgcaccaggccatgaagctggctgtgtttaactgtcacccttagaatgtttgtgtagcctgtctgtggcctgaggggttggtatgcccttaggatgttcgcacagatgggcagagatgagcagtgaaaacagtaaataggtaatactggtaggtaatatgagtggaagtgaaacacatacacactttgccgtgtgagacatcaggtggggttccccctacacacacatgcaggtaactttcactttctctcctgtaggagactcaaagggcttacaacctccttgcccttcacccctcacaacaaacaccctgtgaggtaggtggggctgagagagctcagaaaatctgtgactatcccaaggtcacccagctggcgtgtgtgggagtgcacaggctaatctgaattccccagataagcctccacaactcaagctgcagagctgggaatcaaacccggttcctccagatcagagtgcacctgctcttagccactatgctggggatcattggacctgcatggacatctgtgtgggttgcggactgtgatgagaaggacaattgccacagcaacgcgtggccaggccccgctagtttagaaaatatatttgtaaaaatCATAGGGACCTAAGAGATGCATCTGGATCGTGCAATAACAATAAAGTATTTATTCAAcaccttgatttttttccttctgcttgCTCATTACAATTCAGTCTTTGTCAGTGAGGTATGTTACCAGGTTTTGGAGATGGAGGTTTTGTTTGGCCTTGCCACTCAAGAATATCTACATTCACTTCTTTACTTGTTTTTTGTGTAACTCCAGCTTGATGAATAGAACATGAGATGTCATCTCAAAAATGTTGATAGGTTCTAAGCCAAGGGTCTATCCATAGAATTTCTCTTTAGCGTTTGCAGTTGATAGTTATCAACACATACATCTACTTTTTCCAAAAGTTGCCTAAAGTAGTGGGCGTCGTCCATTCTGTGGGAATGGGCTTTGCATGGTCTTTAGCATGTTACGCTTACAAAAGTTATTAGATCATAAAAATACTCATCATCAAGCCTGTACTGACCCGTTTTGGTAATTTTTTGGGTCGAAAAGAACCAAATTTATGTAATCATTCCTCACATAATCATTATGTAATCATTCCTCACATAAAAAGTTCTTAACTGCCCACTGGTGACGGATTTGTTCTTTTTAGTCACCTTTGATTAAGACCTGTGTATCCTCTGTTGAATCTGGTTAATAAACTCTGGCTTGTGTTTCAATTTTTGTTTTACTTAAGCAAACAACACTtaagccaaaacaaaacaaaagacgaAAAGTCCGTGGAAAAACGGAAgccctcttttttggggggttaaGGGTATTTCCCTGTGCAAGATCTACTTTCGGTGATCTTGCAAGAGAGGTTGCATCTACCCGGCCCAAGTCCCTGGTATCCTATCTCCGTCTTCTCGTTTCCTCGGGTTATAAATAAATGTGTGCCGcctgtgtgttctttttttaactggaggCAACCCCCGTCCGTCTGTCCGCTGCCTTCTGCAGGTCTGTTCAAGCTAGGACGCGGGGGAATTCCTAAGAGGATTATTGTGGCTTACTCAATATAGGGCTTGAACTTGAGCTTAAGCAGAAAGATGTGGAAACGAAAGTTACGTAATAAGGGACCGTCCTCTTTGGAGGCAGAACGGCCCTGGCAACCTGCTTCGTTGCGACTCCCGATTTAGATCAGGCCCAGTTGCTGCCCTTTTCCGTTTTATTCTGagatttccttcccttctcctctcaccCAGCACAACACTTCTGCAGTTTCTGTGACACACAGCATGGGTTTAATTTTGCAGGGTTTTCTTTCCCGTCACGGATTGTCACAATCATCAGACAGCCGCCCTCCCCTCAGAAGAAAGCGTGTCTGTGCTGGAGTGGCAGAGAAGGAATAAAATGCTCTGCGACCATCTATGCCTGGCAAGTTGACAGCACTTATTAGAGGTAACCTTCAAGGAAATGCCTCATGCCGGCCTGGGATTGGATTTGGGCGTCATTTTACATCCCGTCTTCATAAGATTTGCTGCAGCCCCGGAGgagctccctcctttcctcttctcttttggCTCTTATCACCTGTCCTTGCGGCTCTCCCACATAACTGGCTTGGATCCCTGCATTGCTTCTAATCTCTCTTTGCACCGTTCTCCGTATGTCGGAGCTTTCAGAGaattctttttttgtgtgcaaaACACAAAAGAGGCCGCTTTTATACGGATTTGGCTGTTTAGGTGTCGCTTCTCCCACGAGAACAGGACCGTTACTTCTTAGCAGGTGGATCTGGAGCTACTATGGGGAGCCAAGATGAGGGGCTGTTTACTGTGGTCTACAGAGGGGTGGTGATCCTCTCACCCCTCAGTTTTGATGCTTTTGCAGATGTTGCAAGCATGTGTCCTGGCATCGGATGTGCGCTTCACATTTTCAAGCCCCAGGTATCCTGCGTCTGGGATATTTGAGGGATCCCTAGTCCCCCGTGAACCTTCCTGAACACAAAGGTCTTCAGGGCTTtcactttggagcagcagtggcgtaggaggttaagagctcgtgcattctgatctggaggaaccgggtttgattccccgctctgccgcctgagctgtggagggttatctggggaattcagattagcctgtacactcccacgcacgccagctgggtgaccttgggttagtcacagcttctcggagctctctcagccccacctacctcacagggtgtttgttgtgagggggaagggcaaggagactgcaggagagaaaggggagatataaatccaaactcttcttcttcttcaagacagaggtgggatccaaccagttctcaccacttctctagaagtggttactaattttttccgagtgccgagaaggggttactaaagcaacctccctgccctataggaactggaggtgtgtgtgtgcggcggccccactgtttgaatcccaccactattggaacctgttattaaaatgtttggatccaccACTGCTTCAAGATATGAGGCTAAGACTTGATGAGGCATAGGCTGGTAGCCACACATACCCTTTCTATAAGGATGTTTAATTTTTGAAGGCTGATTCTAGATGGCTTTTGAGATATTTGCCTAGATGAGCCTTTTTAAAGgcttttttgttgatttttaaagaGGGTCCATATGATATGATGGTTTCACACTGTGACAGTCCCAGTCTCTGCTCAGCCAGAAATCATACTGGGTGATTCTATTtatataccctacctttcttctgactgtagggttgccagacctgcTGATCATCATGACAAGAGAAACTGGTGGTGGGGACTTCAGCCAAACCCGTAAGGAAAGTCACTTCTGGGTgttgctctaggacagtggtggcgaacctttggcactccagatgttatggactacaattctcatcagtccctgccagcatggccaattagccatgctggcaggggctgatgggaattgtagtccataacatctggagtgccaaaggttcgccaccactgctctaggaataccccaaatctctatggtaaagctCAAAGCTCTATGACccttaccatagagattgggggtgTCCTGACTGTGAtccatcacttccaggttcaaaCACAACCCCCTCTTCTCCCACAGCGACGATCAACACTGGGTCGGCACATGAGTGGATTAGTGAGGAAATATCTGCTGGAGACCAACTTAGAAATGACCCAAGGCAACAATAAATACCATtcaaaaatattcatttattgGACTCATTAAAATGTTGGGCTGGTCATAATCTCTGTGGGTCATTGCGATGATTAAAATGGGAGCCTGGGAACCCTATAATTgtctgcatgcccccccccacacatacacacactgccCTGTGTTTCTTCGTAAAGTGCTGGAAACTTAGCAATATTATTTTCCTCTTGCCTCGCGGCTGGTCTAAATTGAAATTTTAATTAGAAGGCGAAAGTTCCCGAGGTCCCAGACGGGCTTGCGGTCCTCTCGCTTTCGTCCCATGCCCTCGTGCGCCATTTTTAAACGTTTACGGGACTCGGCACTTGCGCTAAGAGCCGGCGAGGGGCGCAGCCCTAAGTTTTGTGCCATCCCCGGAACAGCAATGGCTCCCCCCTCCGTAAGCCTCTTTGGCTAGAGTGCTGGGAAAATCCATAGAGTGGCATTTCAGAAAGCCTACTCAATTATAGTAATATTTATTTCATGAGGTGAACTGTGAGTGAATAGCGAGATGGGGGAGGCGGAGAGGCTGGCCTCAGGCTAAACCCAAGCctttcatgtgttttttttttaaatcaggctaaaaattataaaataagcctctacacctccttccttccttccttcctccttattttttgcctccccactttTTTGGGTGGGTTTAATTTCCATCGTGCTGGAAACCGTCTCCCAAGTGCCCAGCTGTCAATTGAAAAACGGCAAGGGGGGGGGCGGTCGGGGGGGGGCGGAAGGGGGGGGAGGCGATGACTTGTGGTCTCCATGGCAACCCACCAGACGACAAATGGATCAATGTGTGTTGCTGTTCCGCCATCTGAAACTCAAGCAGGCCTGGCTAAACCCCGGCTCCGTCTCTCTAGCTGACAGGCCCTGCTGAGGGGCCCATTAATGCGAGGCACCTCGGGGGCAAAAGCATTCATGCCTCGGCGCACTCCTCTGATAGCGCATGCTTGACGTCTCCTCTAATGGGGTTACCTAGAAGCATCCTTGtggtttttcctcctttttttacacacacacacacacacacacacacacacacacacacacacacacacacacacacacacacacacacacacacggggggaGGGGCTCTCCTGGGGCTTCTCAGATCTCAAGTGATGTTCTGGGGCATTCAAGGGTATATTGAGGAGGACAATCACGATGGCTTTCCCTTAAGCGTAGCTTGGACTCCATTTGCCCTTTCTCCGCAGTGTGCCGCCACAAGGGAGTGTGAGATATGTTATTGGTCGTGCTCGTGGGTCACATCGGTGAAGGCCTTTTGGGGCTGTTGCTACACACGGGTAGAGTGTTCTCAGAAGGTCACGCTCCCGGGATATGCTTGGGGGAATGCAAGTGGCAATTCTGTATGGAAACAGTTCCCTAAGTGAAAGAAGTTGGGCAGCCTagtagtcatagaatcataggccccttccgcacatgcaaaataatgcgttttcaaagcactttcacaactgtttgcaagtggattttgcaattacacacagcttcaaagagcactgaaagcagtttgaaagtgcattattctgcatgtgcggaatgagccatagagttggaagagaccacaagggccatcaagtccaacaccctgcaatgcaggaacacacaatcaaagcactgctgatggatggccatccagcctctccctaaaaacctccaaagaaggagactccaccacactccaaggtagtgcattccactgtcgaaatgcccttactgtcaggaagtttttcctaatgtttaggtggaatctcttttccttcaccttgaacccatgactcctggccctggtctctggagcagcagaaaacaagcttgctcccttccGTCTGGAAGAGGAATCCGCAATAGGAACGGCCAGTCGGGTGTGTGAGAAGGAACTGTTGTTGTTGCCTTGCATTACATGTCTGGAGGTTCCTGGTTAACATCTTCTATGATCCAGTGGACTCTGGTGTGGTGACATGATGAATAATCCCCAAGGAGGACCTCTGCCATGCTGGGTCCAGTGGTCCATGCATCCTGCTTGAGGTAACAGTATTTTGAATAAGCCAGTGAGAGACTGGCTGACCGGCCAGTTGGTGGTACCCATGCACATAAGAAGTGTCCTgttggaccagaccagtggtccatttgtccagcatcttgtctcctACCATGGCCctccagtttctctggagggccaacaacagggcagagaggctgaggccttcataagagcatagccctgctggaccagaccagtggtccatctagtccagcatcttgcctcACACAGCGGTCATCCAGTTCTTctaaagggccaacaacagggcagagaggccaaggccttcataagaacataagaagagccctgctggaccagaccagtggttcatctggtCCAGGATCTTGTCTCATGCAGTGGGGAGTTTGTCAGATGCAGAGCAGGGAAGACGGCTGAAGGAGCAGAGCAGGATGTTGGTGCTTGTGCTAGGAGATCTTCATATTCCGCATCGATGCTCCAGCCTCCCAGCCAAGTTCAAGAAACTTCTGGTCCCAGGAAAGATCCAGCACATCCTCTGCACTGGGAATCTCTGTATCAAAGACAGCTATGATTACCTGAAGACGCTGGCAGGGGACGTTCATGTCGTCAGAGGGGACTTTGACGAGGGCCTGAGTTACCCAGAGCAGAAAATTGTTACTGTTGGGCATTTTAGAATTGGTCTGATCCACGGCCATCAAGTTATCCCTTGGGGCGATATGGCCAGCTTGGCCGTTCTGCAGAGGCAGCTGAATGTGGACATCCTCCTTTCAGGGCACACCCATAAATTTGAGGCTCTTGAGCATCAGAACAAGTTCTTTATCAACCCTGGATCAGCCACAGGAGCCTACAGTGCCCTGGACAGAAACATCACTCCATCATTTGTTCTGATGGACATTCAGGCCTCCACAGTTGTAACTTATGTGTACCAGCTTATCAGGAACGAAGTGAAGGTGGAAAGGATTGAATACAGGAAGTCGTAATGTGAGCCCCCACTTGGAACCTCCTTGCGGTCTTGACATCTCCATCGATTTGGCTGGGTGCACACATGCACTGTAACTCCCCTGCTGTGTAGAAATACATACCAGCCTCTTAGGGATGGGTATGCTGCACATATTTCTTCTCCAGGCCTTATTGTAAACTCCATTGCTCCTGGAATTTTGCAATCAAAAAAAGCACTGTAAAATTATCTCTGGTCAAAATCCATATCTGTAAATATCAATATCTCATGTAATAAAATTAGTGCTGTGGAGAACATGGAATGGTCTGATCGCACTGTGCAAACTGTCTCATGCAGTGGTCATCCAGTTCTTctaaagggccaacaacagggcagagaggccgaggccttcataagaacataagaagagccctgctggaccagaccagtggttcatctagtccagcatcttgtctcatgCAGTGGTCATCCAGTTCTTctaaagggccaacaacagggcagagaggccaaggccttcataagaacataagaacatagccctgctggaccagaccagtggttcatctagtccagcatcttgtctcacgcAGTGGTCATCCAGTTCTTctaaagggccaacaacagggcagagaggccgaggccttcataagaacataagaagagccctgctggaccagaccagtggttcatctagtccagcatcttgtctcactcaGCAGTCATCCAGTTCTTctaaagggccaacaacagggcagagaggccgaggccttcataagaacataagtagagccctgctggaccagaccagtggttcatctagtccaggatcTTGTCTCATGCAATGGTCATTCAGTTCTTctaaagggccaacaacagggcagagagaccgaggccttcataagaacataagaagagccctgctggaccagaccagtggttcatctagtccagcatcttgtctcacacagtggtcatccagttcttctaaagggccaacaacagggcagagaggccgaggccttcataagaacataagaagagccctgctggaccagaccagtggttcatctagtccagcatcttgtctcacgcAGTGGTCATCCAGTTCTTctaaagggccaacaacagggcagagaggccgaggccttcataagaacataagaagagccctgctggaccagaccagtggttcatctagtccagcatcttgtctcactcaGCAGTCATCCAGTTCTTctaaagggccaacaacagggcagagaggccgaggccttcataagaacataagaagagccctgctggaccagaccagtggttcatctagtccaggatcTTGTCTCATGCAGTGGTCATCCAGTTCTTctaaagggccaacaacagggcagagaggccgaggccttcataagaacataagaagagccctgctggaccagaccagtggttcatctagtccagcatcttgtctcacgcAGTGGTCATCCAGTTCTTctaaagggccaacaacagggcagagaggccgaaccttcataagaacataagaagagccctgctggaccagaccagtggttcatctagtccagcatcttgtctcactcaGCAGTCATCCAGTTCTT
The nucleotide sequence above comes from Sphaerodactylus townsendi isolate TG3544 linkage group LG13, MPM_Stown_v2.3, whole genome shotgun sequence. Encoded proteins:
- the LOC125443007 gene encoding vacuolar protein sorting-associated protein 29-like → MALHRMLVLVLGDLHIPHRCSSLPAKFKKLLVPGKIQHILCTGNLCIKDSYDYLKTLAGDVHVVRGDFDEGLSYPEQKIVTVGHFRIGLIHGHQVIPWGDMASLAVLQRQLNVDILLSGHTHKFEALEHQNKFFINPGSATGAYSALDRNITPSFVLMDIQASTVVTYVYQLIRNEVKVERIEYRKS